GCATGGCCATAAGCGTGCTCTTGCCCGCGCCGTTCTCGCCCAGCAGGGCCTTGATGCGCCCGGGCATGATGGACAGGGTGATGGAATCGTTGGCCAGCACCCGGCCATAACGCTTGGTCAGCCCGCACAGGCGCGCCAGGGGCAGGGTGTCGGCGGCGGCGATGTCGGTGCGCGGGAGGGTGGCGTTGGCGCTCATGGCGGGCCTAGTCCTGCGGCTCGATGTTCACGCCCAAGGCGGCCGGGGCAGCGTCCGCGCGGGAGGCGCGCCTGCGCAGCGACGGGGCCACCACCGCCACGATGGTCAGGGCGTAGGGCAGCATCATGAGCAGCGAGGACGGGATGTTGGTGCCCGTGGCCTGCAGCCTGAGCTGAAAGGCCATGACCCCGCCGAAAAGAAAGGCTCCGAGCACGGCGCGGCCCGGCCGCCAGGCGGCGAAGACCACCAGGGCCACGGCCACCCAGCCGCGCCCGCCGGAAAGCCCCGTGGTCCACAAGTGCATGTGCGCCAGGGAGATGTACGCCCCGCCCAGACCGCCCAGAAAACCTCCGGCCACCGAGCCCGCCACGCGAAGGCGTCTGGGTCTCAGACCTGCGGCGGCGGCGGCGGCGGGCATTTCCCCGGCCGCGCGCAGGCGCAGGCCAAGGCTGGTGCGGTTCAGAAAGAACCACAGTCCCAGGGGGAGCAGGTAGCACAGGTACACCAGCGCATCCTGGCGGAAAAACACCGGTCCCAGAATGGGAATGTCGGCGAGCAGCGGCAGGGAAAGCTTGTCGAAGCCTTCGGTGCCCGTGCCGACAAAAGGCGTGCCGAGGAAGGTGGACAGCCCCACGCCGAAAATGGCCAAGGCCAGGCCGGAGACCACCTGGCTGCCCAGAAACACCTGGCAGACCACGGCGTGCAGCAGGCACAAAAACGCTCCGGAAACGCCGCCCGCCAGGAATCCCAGCCAGGCCGAGCCCGTGGCGAAGCAGACATAAAACCCGGCGAAAGAGGCGAAGGCCATGACCCCCTCCACGCC
This genomic stretch from Humidesulfovibrio mexicanus harbors:
- a CDS encoding ABC transporter permease: MSPELVIALLAAAVQAGTPILFATLGEILSEKSGVMNLGVEGVMAFASFAGFYVCFATGSAWLGFLAGGVSGAFLCLLHAVVCQVFLGSQVVSGLALAIFGVGLSTFLGTPFVGTGTEGFDKLSLPLLADIPILGPVFFRQDALVYLCYLLPLGLWFFLNRTSLGLRLRAAGEMPAAAAAAGLRPRRLRVAGSVAGGFLGGLGGAYISLAHMHLWTTGLSGGRGWVAVALVVFAAWRPGRAVLGAFLFGGVMAFQLRLQATGTNIPSSLLMMLPYALTIVAVVAPSLRRRASRADAAPAALGVNIEPQD